In Lathamus discolor isolate bLatDis1 chromosome 1, bLatDis1.hap1, whole genome shotgun sequence, the following are encoded in one genomic region:
- the TRIM2 gene encoding tripartite motif-containing protein 2 isoform X1, giving the protein MASEGSNIPSPVVRQIDKQFLICSICLDRYKNPKVLPCLHTFCERCLQNYIPAHSLTLSCPVCRQTSILPEKGVSALQNNFFITNLMDVLQRTPDNSIEDSSILETVTAVAAGKPLSCPNHDGNVMEFYCQSCETAMCRECTEGEHAEHPTVPLKDVVEQHKASLQVQLDAVNKRLPEIDSALHFISEIIHQLTNQKASIVDDIHSTFDELQKTLNVRKSVLLMELEVNYGLKHKVLQTQLDSLLEGQESIKSCSNFTAQALNHGTETEVLLVKKQMSDKLNELAERDFPLQPRENDQLDFIVETEGLKKSIHNLGTILTTNAVASETVATGEGLRQTVIGQPMSVTITTKDKDGELCKSGNAYLTAELSTPDGSVADGEILDNKNGTYEFLYTVQKEGDFTLSLRLYDQHIKGSPFKLKVVRSADVSPTTEGVKRRVKSPGSGHVKQKAVKRPASMYSTGKRKENPIEDDLIFRVGTKGRNKGEFTNLQGVAASTNGKILIADSNNQCVQIFSNDGQFKSRFGIRGRSPGQLQRPTGVAVHPSGDIIIADYDNKWVSIFSSDGKFKAKIGSGKLMGPKGVSVDRNGHIIVVDNKACCVFIFQPNGKIVTRFGSRGNGDKQFAGPHFAAVNSNNEIIITDFHNHSVKVFNQEGEFILKFGSNGEGNGQFNAPTGVAVDSNGNIIVADWGNSRIQVFDGSGSFLSYINTSADPLYGPQGLALTSDGHVVVADSGNHCFKVYRYLQ; this is encoded by the exons ATGGCCAGTGAAGGCTCCAACATCCCAAGTCCTGTGGTCCGCCAGATTGACAAGCAGTTTCTGATTTGCAGCATATGCCTGGACCGTTACAAGAACCCAAAAGTACTTCCCTGCCTGCACACTTTCTGTGAGAG GTGCTTACAGAATTACATTCCAGCCCATAgcttaaccctttcttgccccGTGTGCCGCCAGACCTCCATTCTGCCAGAGAAAGGGGTTTCTGCACTCCAGAACAACTTCTTTATCACCAACCTGATGGATGTCCTGCAACGAACGCCGGACAACAGCATTGAAGACTCCTCCATCTTGGAGACTGTCACCGCTGTTGCGGCAGGCAAACCGCTCTCCTGTCCCAATCATGATGGAAAT GTGATGGAGTTTTACTGCCAGTCCTGTGAGACTGCCATGTGCCGGGAGTGTACAGAAGGAGAacatgcagagcatcccacagtaCCCCTCAAGGATGTGGTGGAACAACATAAGGCTTCTCTCCAAGTCCAGCTGGATGCTGTCAACAAAAG GCTTCCAGAGATCGACTCAGCACTTCACTTTATATCTGAAATCATACACCAGTTAACCAACCAAAAGGCTAGCATTGTAGATGACATTCATTCCACTTTTGATGAACTCCAGAAGACTTTGAACGTGCGAAAGAGCGTGCTGCTTATGGAACTGGAAGTGAATTATGGCCTTAAACACAAA GTCCTCCAGACACAGCTGGACTCCCTACTCGAAGGACAAGAAAGCATTAAAAGTTGCAGCAACTTCACAGCCCAAGCCCTCAACCACGGCACTGAAACTGAAGTTCTGCTGGTGAAGAAGCAAATGAGTGACAAGCTGAATGAACTGGCTGAGCGGGACTTCCCGTTGCAGCCCCGTGAAAATGACCAGTTGGACTTCATAGTGGAAACAGAAGGCCTGAAGAAGTCCATTCACAACCTGGGTACTATTTTAACCACCAATGCTGTTGCCTCTGAGACTGTTGCCACAGGTGAGGGACTGAGGCAGACAGTGATCGGACAGCCCATGTCTGTTACCATCACAACTAAGGACAAAGATGGGGAGCTGTGTAAATCTGGGAATGCTTACCTCACTGCTGAACTGAGCACGCCCGATGGGAGTGTAGCAGATGGAGAAATACTTGACAATAAAAATGGCACTTATGAATTTTTGTATACTGTTCAGAAAGAAGGGGACTTCACTTTGTCGCTGAGACTTTATGATCAACATATCAAGGGTAGCCCATTCAAACTCAAAGTGGTCAGATCAGCAGATGTGTCCCCCACCACTGAAGGGGTTAAGAGGCGTGTTAAATCTCCTGGCAGTGGTCACGTGAAGCAGAAAGCTGTGAAGAGACCTGCGAGCATGTACAGCACcggcaaaagaaaagagaatccCATTGAAGATGATTTGATCTTCAGAGTAG GCaccaaaggaagaaacaaaggtGAATTTACAAATCTTCAAGGTGTAGCTGCATctacaaatggaaaaatattaatagcaGATAGTAACAACCAGTGTGTGCAG ATATTTTCCAATGATGGTCAGTTCAAGAGCCGTTTTGGCATACGAGGAAGGTCTCCTGGCCAGCTGCAGCGGCCAACAGGAGTGGCTGTGCATCCCAGTGGTGACATCATTATTGCAGATTATGATAACAAATGGGTTAGCATATTCTCATCAGATGGAAAATTTAAG gCCAAAATTGGGTCTGGAAAGCTCATGGGCCCTAAAGGTGTTTCTGTGGATCGTAATGGACACATCATTGTAGTGGACAATAAAGCATGCTGTGTCTTCATCTTCCAGCCAAATGGGAAAATAGTGACCAGGTTCGGCAGTAGAGGGAACGGTGACAAGCAGTTTGCAG GTCCTCATTTTGCAGCTGTAAACAGCAACAATGAAATCATCATTACGGATTTTCATAACCATTCTGTCAAG GTATTTAACCAGGAGGGagaattcatactgaagtttgGGTCAAACGGAGAAGGAAACGGACAATTTAATGCACCAACTGGAGTAGCTGTAGATTCCAACGGAAATATTATTGTAGCGGATTGGGGAAACAGCCGAATACAG GTTTTTGATGGAAGTGGATCATTTTTATCCTACATTAACACCTCTGCTGACCCACTTTATGGCCCTCAAGGTCTTGCCCTTACTTCGGATGGCCATGTTGTAGTTGCAGACTCTGGAAATCACTGCTTCAAGGTCTATCGATACTTACAGTAG
- the TRIM2 gene encoding tripartite motif-containing protein 2 isoform X2, producing MDVLQRTPDNSIEDSSILETVTAVAAGKPLSCPNHDGNVMEFYCQSCETAMCRECTEGEHAEHPTVPLKDVVEQHKASLQVQLDAVNKRLPEIDSALHFISEIIHQLTNQKASIVDDIHSTFDELQKTLNVRKSVLLMELEVNYGLKHKVLQTQLDSLLEGQESIKSCSNFTAQALNHGTETEVLLVKKQMSDKLNELAERDFPLQPRENDQLDFIVETEGLKKSIHNLGTILTTNAVASETVATGEGLRQTVIGQPMSVTITTKDKDGELCKSGNAYLTAELSTPDGSVADGEILDNKNGTYEFLYTVQKEGDFTLSLRLYDQHIKGSPFKLKVVRSADVSPTTEGVKRRVKSPGSGHVKQKAVKRPASMYSTGKRKENPIEDDLIFRVGTKGRNKGEFTNLQGVAASTNGKILIADSNNQCVQIFSNDGQFKSRFGIRGRSPGQLQRPTGVAVHPSGDIIIADYDNKWVSIFSSDGKFKAKIGSGKLMGPKGVSVDRNGHIIVVDNKACCVFIFQPNGKIVTRFGSRGNGDKQFAGPHFAAVNSNNEIIITDFHNHSVKVFNQEGEFILKFGSNGEGNGQFNAPTGVAVDSNGNIIVADWGNSRIQVFDGSGSFLSYINTSADPLYGPQGLALTSDGHVVVADSGNHCFKVYRYLQ from the exons ATGGATGTCCTGCAACGAACGCCGGACAACAGCATTGAAGACTCCTCCATCTTGGAGACTGTCACCGCTGTTGCGGCAGGCAAACCGCTCTCCTGTCCCAATCATGATGGAAAT GTGATGGAGTTTTACTGCCAGTCCTGTGAGACTGCCATGTGCCGGGAGTGTACAGAAGGAGAacatgcagagcatcccacagtaCCCCTCAAGGATGTGGTGGAACAACATAAGGCTTCTCTCCAAGTCCAGCTGGATGCTGTCAACAAAAG GCTTCCAGAGATCGACTCAGCACTTCACTTTATATCTGAAATCATACACCAGTTAACCAACCAAAAGGCTAGCATTGTAGATGACATTCATTCCACTTTTGATGAACTCCAGAAGACTTTGAACGTGCGAAAGAGCGTGCTGCTTATGGAACTGGAAGTGAATTATGGCCTTAAACACAAA GTCCTCCAGACACAGCTGGACTCCCTACTCGAAGGACAAGAAAGCATTAAAAGTTGCAGCAACTTCACAGCCCAAGCCCTCAACCACGGCACTGAAACTGAAGTTCTGCTGGTGAAGAAGCAAATGAGTGACAAGCTGAATGAACTGGCTGAGCGGGACTTCCCGTTGCAGCCCCGTGAAAATGACCAGTTGGACTTCATAGTGGAAACAGAAGGCCTGAAGAAGTCCATTCACAACCTGGGTACTATTTTAACCACCAATGCTGTTGCCTCTGAGACTGTTGCCACAGGTGAGGGACTGAGGCAGACAGTGATCGGACAGCCCATGTCTGTTACCATCACAACTAAGGACAAAGATGGGGAGCTGTGTAAATCTGGGAATGCTTACCTCACTGCTGAACTGAGCACGCCCGATGGGAGTGTAGCAGATGGAGAAATACTTGACAATAAAAATGGCACTTATGAATTTTTGTATACTGTTCAGAAAGAAGGGGACTTCACTTTGTCGCTGAGACTTTATGATCAACATATCAAGGGTAGCCCATTCAAACTCAAAGTGGTCAGATCAGCAGATGTGTCCCCCACCACTGAAGGGGTTAAGAGGCGTGTTAAATCTCCTGGCAGTGGTCACGTGAAGCAGAAAGCTGTGAAGAGACCTGCGAGCATGTACAGCACcggcaaaagaaaagagaatccCATTGAAGATGATTTGATCTTCAGAGTAG GCaccaaaggaagaaacaaaggtGAATTTACAAATCTTCAAGGTGTAGCTGCATctacaaatggaaaaatattaatagcaGATAGTAACAACCAGTGTGTGCAG ATATTTTCCAATGATGGTCAGTTCAAGAGCCGTTTTGGCATACGAGGAAGGTCTCCTGGCCAGCTGCAGCGGCCAACAGGAGTGGCTGTGCATCCCAGTGGTGACATCATTATTGCAGATTATGATAACAAATGGGTTAGCATATTCTCATCAGATGGAAAATTTAAG gCCAAAATTGGGTCTGGAAAGCTCATGGGCCCTAAAGGTGTTTCTGTGGATCGTAATGGACACATCATTGTAGTGGACAATAAAGCATGCTGTGTCTTCATCTTCCAGCCAAATGGGAAAATAGTGACCAGGTTCGGCAGTAGAGGGAACGGTGACAAGCAGTTTGCAG GTCCTCATTTTGCAGCTGTAAACAGCAACAATGAAATCATCATTACGGATTTTCATAACCATTCTGTCAAG GTATTTAACCAGGAGGGagaattcatactgaagtttgGGTCAAACGGAGAAGGAAACGGACAATTTAATGCACCAACTGGAGTAGCTGTAGATTCCAACGGAAATATTATTGTAGCGGATTGGGGAAACAGCCGAATACAG GTTTTTGATGGAAGTGGATCATTTTTATCCTACATTAACACCTCTGCTGACCCACTTTATGGCCCTCAAGGTCTTGCCCTTACTTCGGATGGCCATGTTGTAGTTGCAGACTCTGGAAATCACTGCTTCAAGGTCTATCGATACTTACAGTAG